In Agrococcus jenensis, the genomic window CGCGCTCGACGCGCTCGAGCCGGATGCGCTCCCGCTCCCCCACGAACGCGGCCGAGACGGGGTCGAGCAGGTAGCCGAGCACGTGCACGCTCGCCGGGCCGATCTGCGACGAGAACTCGACGCCCGGGATGAGCGCGACGCCCGTCTCCATCGCGGCGTCGGCCGCCTCCTGCCAGCCCGAGACCGTGTCGTGGTCGGTGAGCGCGACGACGCCGAGCCCCGCCGCGGCGGCGGCCCGCACGACGTCGCCGGGCGCATCGGTGCCGTCCGACTCGCGGGAGTGCGCGTGCAGGTCGATCGGACCCCTGCGCACCCAGTCGTCGTCCATCCGGCCAGCCTATTCCGGCCGGTCGGGGGACGCGCTCCACAGGCCTCGCATCGATCGGTGTCCTACGCTCCCGATGTGCTCGCGATCCTCGGTTGGCTGCTCGCCATCGTCATCGCGGCGTGCCTGCTGATCGCCGCGTGGCCGCAGGCGCTCGGCCTCGAGCAGGCGCCGGTCGTCGCCCAGGTCGTGTCGATGCGGATCGGCGTGGTCGGCATCGCGCTCGTGCTGGCGATCGTCTTCCTCTGCTTCGTCGGCTGGCGGCGCGTGCGGCCCTTCGTGCTCGGCGTCGTCTCGATGCTGCTCGTCTTCGCGCTCGTCTCCGGCGGCGTCCACGCATCCCGCGGTCTCGATGACGGCCAGACGATCGACGGCGACGGGGGCGACCTCGTGGTGCTCACCTGGAACACGCTCGGCGACGAGCCGGGCGCCGAGGAGGTCGCGCGCATCATCGACGAGACCGGGGCGGATGTCGTGATGCTGCCCGAGACGACGCTGCCGCTCGGCGTCGGGGTCGCGGAGCTGCTGCGCGAGCGCGGCAACCCGTTCTGGGTGCACACGACCGACTACTCCCCCTCGTACGGCGCGCTCAACACGACGCTGCTCATCTCGGCGGCGCTCGGCGAGTACACGACCGACGGCTCCGTCGGCGGCACGCGCACGCTGCCCACCGTCGTCGCGCGACCGGACGACGGCGAGGGCCCCGTGCTCGTGTCGACGCACCCGGTCGCGCCCGTGCCGCAGCAGATGCGCAACTGGCGCGCCGACCTCGAGTTCGTCGCGGGTCTCTGCGACGGCTCGTCCTCGGTCGTGATGGCGGGCGACTTCAACTCCACGCTCGACCACTGGGCCTCGCTCGGCGTCGACGGCGGCGACCTCGGCACGTGCCGCGACGCGGCGAGCGCGGTCGGCGCGGGCGCGGTCGGCAGCTGGCCGACGTGGGCGCCGTCGTGGCTCGGCGCGCAGATCGACCACGTCGTCGCCACGCCCGACTGGGAGCCGGTCGCCGCGCGGGTGCTCACCGGGCTCGACAGCGCCGGCACCGACCACCGGCCGGTCCTCGTGCAGCTGCGGAGGACCGGCTAGCGGTCGGCCCCGCCGGGCTCGGCGTCGTCCGCCGTGTCGCGCACCGCCTCGCGCAGCTCCGCTCCGGGCTCCGGCCGCGCGTCGCTCGTGAGCGCGCGGATCGCGTCGAGCACGGCCTCGGCCGCCTCCCGGGTGGCGAGCGGCCGGAAGTGGCCGCTCGCGCGCAGCCGCACGCCCTGCATCCCCTCCGGGATCTCGTTGCCCGGGATGTGCGGGTCGATGCGCGGCAGGATCACGCGGATGCGCGCATCCGCGACGCGCTCCGCGGCGAGCGCGAGCAGCACCTCGCTCGACGCGTCGAGCTCGCGCACCCACGTGCCCGGGATGAAGCGCGCCCGCGCCGAGCCGGCGAAGGGGGTGGCGAGCGCGACGAGCCCGTCGGGCTGCGGCTCGTCGGGCTCGAGGGCGCGGTCGACGAGCACGCGCTTGCCGATGAGGCCGCCCTTCGAGTGGCCGACGAGCACGATCCTGGCGTGCGGATGCTCGGCGGCGACGCGGTCGACCACGTCGCGCACGATCGGCGCCGACTCGAGCACCGGCGCGAGGTTGCGGTCGAGCTCCGGCACGAAGTGCACCGCGTGCCCCGCGTGCACGAGGTGCTTCGCGAGCGGCTCCATGAAGTGCCACCGCTCGACGACGCCGGGCACGAGCACGACGTGGACGCGCGCATCCGCAGGACCGGTGAGCGACGGCGGCCGGCGGTCGAACCACGAGCGCACGTGCTGCATCGCCGCGAAGCGGTAGTCCCCCGCCCAGACGAGGGCCTCCCCGGGCATGAGCCGCGCGCTCGGCCGCGGGCGCTGCGCGCTCATGCCGCGAACTCCATCACCATGCGCGCGACCGGCTCGGCGCCGGTCACCATCGCCTCGTGGCCCTTGCCGCGCGCGATCCGCAGCTCGGCGTCCGGCAGCAGGCCGCACACCTCGGCGGCCCAGTCCTCCGGCACGACCCTGTCCTCCTCGCCGCGGATGACGAGCGTCGGCTGGAGCACGCGCGGCAGCACGTCGCGCAGGTCGTGCGCGAGCATCGACCGCAGCTTCCGCAGGTACCAGCGCAGCCCGGTCTGGGCGTACATGCGCGCGCCGACGAGCGCGACGATGGGCGGGTCGTTCGCGAGGTCCTGCAGCAGCCGCCACGCCTGCTGCCAGCCGCTGCGCTCGCGCGGGTTGACGGTGGGCGCGATGAGCACGACGCGGTCGACGACCTCGGGGTGCCGCGCGGCGAGCTCGGCGACCACCTGGGTGCCCATCGAGTGGCCGAGCGCGATCACCGGCTCGCCGACGATGCCGCGCAGGGCGTCGGCGACGAAGTCGGCGAGCTCCGGCATCGGCATGCTCTCGGCCGGCTCCGGCGACGACCCGAAGCCGGGGAGGTCGAGGGCGATGACGTCGAGCTCGGCCGAGAGCGCCTCGCGCAGCAGCCCGAAGTACTGCTGCCCCATGCCGATCCCGTGCACGAGCAGCACGATCGGCGCTCCCTCGCGCCGCCAGCGGCGCAGCAGCAGCACGTGATCGCCGTCCACGTGGGAGGCGACGGCGCCGTCGACCGCGGTGTCGGCGACCTCGCGCCACTCGGCGAGGCCAGCGGGGGTCGGCACATGCATCCCACGAGGGTACGGCGCGCCGCCTGAGCCTGTCCTGCGTCGCGCCGCCCGGTCAGGCCGCCGCGTCGGGCAGCTCGCGGAGCGCCCAGAACGGGCCGATGACGACGAACAGCGCCGAGACCACCTGCCCGACCGCGCCGATCCACATGGTCGGGACGACGCCGAGCCAGGTGCCGAGCACGCCCGCCGCGAGCGCCGCGATCGGCATCACGCCCCAGACGCAGAAGCGGATGGAGGCGTTCATGCGGCCGAGCAGCCGGGTGGGCGTGATGCGCTGGCGGAAGGTGAGCTGCGTGATGTTGTAGAGCAGCACGGTGAAGCTCGCGACGAAGGACTGCGCCACGAGCAGCGGGAACGCGACCGCCGGGAACGTGGCCGCGAGCGGCAGCAGGCACGCGACGACGCTGAACGCGATCCCGCTCGCCGGGATGGCGCGCGCCTCGCCGATGCGGCGCACGATGTGGGGCGTCGCGACCGCGCCGGCGAGCCCGCCGATCGCCCCGAGCGAGAAGATCACACCCATCGCGGCGGGGCTGAGCCCGAGCTCGCGCAGCAGGAAGATGGGCAGCAGGGTGAACGACAGCGTGCTCGAGAGGTTGAAGACGGCGGTCGTCGTGACGATGCGGCGCAGCAGCCGGTTGCCGAACACCCAGCGCAGGCCCTCGCCGATCTCCTGCAGGATCGGCCCGCGGTCGTCGGCGGCGCGCGGCTCCTCGTGGTCGCGCGTGAGCAGCAGCGCGACGAACGATGCGACGTAGGTGCCGACCGTGGCGAGGATCGCGAACGGCGCGGCGACGATGCCGATGAGCCAGCCGCCGACCGCGGGACCGCCGATGTTCGCCACCTGGTAGGTCGCCTCGAGCTTGCCGTTCGCCTCGGCGATCTGGCCGGGCCGGACGAGCGACGGGATGAGGCTCTGGTACGACACGTCGAAGAAGACGGTGGCGACCCCGACCACGAGCGCGACGGCGTAGAGGTGCCACATCTCGAGCAGGCCGGCCCACCACAGCAGCGGCACGACGCCGAGCGCGACCGCGCGCACGGCATCCGCCCAGATCATCACCCGGCGCTTGCGCATGCGGTCGATCCAGGCGCCCGCGGGCAGCCCGACGACGAGGAACGCGGCGACGCCCGCGGCGTTCAGGAACCCGACCTCGAGCTCGCTCGCGCCGAGCAGCAGCACCGCGAGCACCGGGATCGCGAGCTCGGCGACCTGCGATCCGAGCTGCGCGAGCGCCTGGCCGCTCCAGAGGGTGAGGAAGTTGCCGTCGCGCCAGAGCGAGCGGTCCGCGCGCTCCCCGACGGCTTCCGATCGAGACATGTCGATCAGTGTGCGCGCTCGATTGAGATCTGTCAATCGCTCGCGTAGGGTGACGGCATGGGCGACGACCGGATCGAGCTGCGGGCCGACGATCCCGACGCTCGCGCGCAGGCGATGGCGCGGGCCCTCAGCTCGCCGCTGCGGCTCCGAGCGCTGCGGCTGTGCGCGTTCGAGTCGCGCACGAACAAGGAGCTCGCCGAGCTGCTGGGCGTCAACCCCGGCACGATGCTCCACCACGTGCGCACGCTCGTGCAGACCGGCTTCCTCGCGGCCGAGCCCGAGCGCGCCGGCGCCGGCGGTGCGCGCGAGGTGCCCTACCGCGCGACCGGGCTCTCGTGGCGCACGTCGATGCCCGAGGGCTCCCCCGTGCTCGTCGAGACGTTCCTGCAGCAGATCGAGGGGCTCGCGCCCGACCAGCTCGACGCGACCTGGATGGGGCTGAAGATCGACGACGCGCACCGCGAGGAGTTCGAGCGGCGGCTGCTCGCGCTGCTCGACGAGTTCAAGGAGCGCGGTCCCGACCCCGACGGCACGACGCTCGGCTTCTTCGCCGCGCTCTACGCCGACCGCAACCCGCCCTCGGTGCGCGGCTGAGGCATCCGCCGCCACCGACCTCGCCTCGGTGGGATGATGGCGGGCATGAGTGACCAGGCGACGACGCAGAGCACGACCAACCGATCGACGACCCCGACGTCGTCGGCGTTCACGGAGCACATCCAGTCCGGCTGGGCCGAGCGCGAGGCGACGACGCCCGCGCCGCGCGCCGCCGCCGGCCCCGCCGCCGAGCGCCGCGCGCGGCTCTCGGCG contains:
- a CDS encoding endonuclease/exonuclease/phosphatase family protein, coding for MLAILGWLLAIVIAACLLIAAWPQALGLEQAPVVAQVVSMRIGVVGIALVLAIVFLCFVGWRRVRPFVLGVVSMLLVFALVSGGVHASRGLDDGQTIDGDGGDLVVLTWNTLGDEPGAEEVARIIDETGADVVMLPETTLPLGVGVAELLRERGNPFWVHTTDYSPSYGALNTTLLISAALGEYTTDGSVGGTRTLPTVVARPDDGEGPVLVSTHPVAPVPQQMRNWRADLEFVAGLCDGSSSVVMAGDFNSTLDHWASLGVDGGDLGTCRDAASAVGAGAVGSWPTWAPSWLGAQIDHVVATPDWEPVAARVLTGLDSAGTDHRPVLVQLRRTG
- a CDS encoding esterase/lipase family protein, encoding MSAQRPRPSARLMPGEALVWAGDYRFAAMQHVRSWFDRRPPSLTGPADARVHVVLVPGVVERWHFMEPLAKHLVHAGHAVHFVPELDRNLAPVLESAPIVRDVVDRVAAEHPHARIVLVGHSKGGLIGKRVLVDRALEPDEPQPDGLVALATPFAGSARARFIPGTWVRELDASSEVLLALAAERVADARIRVILPRIDPHIPGNEIPEGMQGVRLRASGHFRPLATREAAEAVLDAIRALTSDARPEPGAELREAVRDTADDAEPGGADR
- a CDS encoding alpha/beta fold hydrolase — encoded protein: MHVPTPAGLAEWREVADTAVDGAVASHVDGDHVLLLRRWRREGAPIVLLVHGIGMGQQYFGLLREALSAELDVIALDLPGFGSSPEPAESMPMPELADFVADALRGIVGEPVIALGHSMGTQVVAELAARHPEVVDRVVLIAPTVNPRERSGWQQAWRLLQDLANDPPIVALVGARMYAQTGLRWYLRKLRSMLAHDLRDVLPRVLQPTLVIRGEEDRVVPEDWAAEVCGLLPDAELRIARGKGHEAMVTGAEPVARMVMEFAA
- a CDS encoding MFS transporter, which encodes MSRSEAVGERADRSLWRDGNFLTLWSGQALAQLGSQVAELAIPVLAVLLLGASELEVGFLNAAGVAAFLVVGLPAGAWIDRMRKRRVMIWADAVRAVALGVVPLLWWAGLLEMWHLYAVALVVGVATVFFDVSYQSLIPSLVRPGQIAEANGKLEATYQVANIGGPAVGGWLIGIVAAPFAILATVGTYVASFVALLLTRDHEEPRAADDRGPILQEIGEGLRWVFGNRLLRRIVTTTAVFNLSSTLSFTLLPIFLLRELGLSPAAMGVIFSLGAIGGLAGAVATPHIVRRIGEARAIPASGIAFSVVACLLPLAATFPAVAFPLLVAQSFVASFTVLLYNITQLTFRQRITPTRLLGRMNASIRFCVWGVMPIAALAAGVLGTWLGVVPTMWIGAVGQVVSALFVVIGPFWALRELPDAAA
- a CDS encoding winged helix-turn-helix domain-containing protein encodes the protein MGDDRIELRADDPDARAQAMARALSSPLRLRALRLCAFESRTNKELAELLGVNPGTMLHHVRTLVQTGFLAAEPERAGAGGAREVPYRATGLSWRTSMPEGSPVLVETFLQQIEGLAPDQLDATWMGLKIDDAHREEFERRLLALLDEFKERGPDPDGTTLGFFAALYADRNPPSVRG